The following DNA comes from Cetobacterium somerae ATCC BAA-474.
TAGGAAATGGAATAACGGCTTTTGGAAATTATGAAAGTAAAGTTGATGAAATAATTAACCAAGGGGTAGTAAGAGGAAGTGTATTTTCAAATTCAAAAATAGAAAATAGTGGAAATGGAGTACATTTAAGTTCTTTTGGACACTCTTTTGGTGGAGATTTTATAACTTCAAAAATAGAAAATACAGGTGTGATAGAAGGAAAAGTTGATACAACAGGATTAAATTTCGAGAGCGGAAATGGAATAATTGTTGATGGAAGAGGAATACAAACAAATATAGAAGCACTTAAAAATGGTGGGGTTATTAGTGGGTATATTTCAAAAATTGGTGATGGCAAATCTGGAAATGGAGTATATTCAGGATATAACATTAAAAATATTTTCAATGAAGGAGTTATAAAAGGCAGTAATATTGCTATTAATTTTAGAGGAAAATTAAATGAAATAGCAAATAATGGAATTTTAATAGGGGAATCTATTTTTAGTAAGGCTCCAGAAAATGAAGTGAATAATGGGTTATATATAAATATAAATCAGAGTGGAGAAATAGTAAGTATTAAATCAGATTCGACTATTGCTTATGACGATAAAGGAAGAGAAATAACAAATCTTTTAAAAGATTTGGATGGTTATATACTTGCAGGTCCAGAGTATAAAAATAAGATTTTAAATGGAGCAGGAGTATCAACTGGAACATTGACACTAGCAAATAAGCAAAGCACTATAGTAGAGAATTCAATAATAAATGCATATAAAACTGCAATTACCTTAAATGATAATACTAATTTAAAAATTCTGGATTCATTGGTAAATGGTGGTGGAATAAAAAATGAAGACCCAATAATACAGATATTAGGAGATGAATCTAAAATAGATATTATGGGAAATACTCTATTAAATGGGAAAATAACTGTAGATGGAAATAGAAATACAGTATATATTGATAATGATGTTAAAGTAAATGGTGATATATTATCAACTGGACAACTAAATACTTTGAAATTAGGGAATAGTGATTCAAATGAAGAACTTAAAATATATGATAAAATAGAGAATTTTGATGAGATAAAAACAAATGGAAAAGTTACATTTTATTCGACTGCAAAAGTAAATGCAACTACAGATATAGATATAGAGCATGGAACTCTATTAGTTAGATTAGATGGAAGCAAAAGAGATGAAAAAGGAAGAGTTATAGGACATGCATTATATGATCATACAGGAGCTATAATACTTGGAGAAAAAGAAAATATAGGAGATCATCTTCCAGATGGTGAAAATCATCCAGATATTAAAGCAGGAGCAAAATTATTTTTTAAAGCTAGTGGATTAAGAAACGGAACAGTTATTGCAATGAATGAAACAGATGTTACAGATCTTAAAGATTCAGAAATGGGAACATATTCTATAGCTCACACAGCGAGAAAATTTATACCTGGAAAAGATGATATTTGGTTAATAGATTCTGGGGTAAATACTTATGCTATGAGATCAACAGAGACAATAGATGTGATAATAGATACATTGAATTTAGATGATATTATAAATACTCCAGAAGATGATAGAAAACCTGATAATAAAGGTGAAGAGAAACCAGATAACCCTCCAGACAATGAGGTAGAAGATAGAGAAGATTTAGGCGATATATGGGACAGTATAGTAAACGGAGGGGAGGAGGGTTATCTGGCTCCGACGTTAGACTATGAAGACGGAAGAGGTATATTAGAGGCAAAAAAAGAATTAGTTTCTATATTAGATCAGATATATGCAAACAATCCATACGCATTTATAGGAGAAGCTTCTAAGGAAAGTTTAAGATTATATCAAGATAATATTTTTGCAACAAAAATGCCTAAAAAGGATGAGTGGATAACTGAAGCTCATGGAGTTTATAGATATGAAAAATTTGGAAAAAATGAGCAAAATAATAGATTTGGAAAAGAAATTCAAAAAAATAGTTACTCAAGTAATATATCAACATATGGAATGCTAGGAACGGCAGAGTATGGAATATTAGAGGATACATCTTTAGGAATAGCTATAGGTGGTAATAATCAAAAATTAAAGATGTCAAAAGAAACAAAGGGTGATGGAAACTCAGGTTATATAGGGGTTTATGTAAAGAGAAACATAGATAAATTTAGATTAACAACTGGAGTAGGGTACCAATACAATGAATATAATGTAGATAGGGTTTTAATAAATGAATACCAATATTTTAAAAATAATGGGAAATTATCTACAAATAGTATGGGTGCTTATTTAGAAGGAAGATATTTTATTAAAAGTGAAAATGATATTTTTATAGAGCCAAAATTAAGATTAAATTATATGATGATATCTCAAGATAAGGTAAAAGAAAATTATAATCCTTTAGCAATAGATGTGGATAAAAAGAATTACCAAAGTACAGATATTTTAGTAGGAATAGATTTTTCTAAGAAAAAATATTTAAAAGATGGGCTATTAGAGTTTAGAGGAGAAATAAGTTATATAAAAACTTTTGATTCGGATAGAGATTATTTAACAGGTAGAATAAAAAATAGTACTGACTTTAGAATTAAAGGACCAGAAATAACAGAAAATAGGATACGTATAATGATAGGTATGGATTATGAAAGATTAAATGGAATTTTCTATAATTTATATACAGGAGTAGGTTTAGCAGATAACGATAGAGTAGATACAAATATAAAAATAGGAATAGGATATAGATTTTAACAAAAAGGTGGTTTTATTTGATAAGACCACCTTTTTAATTATTCTTTATAAAATTTATTGACTCCTAAACAGAAAGCTTTTTCTTCTAGAATATTTTGAACCTTTGAATTACAATAAAAATCTATAACAAAAACGTTATGATTTATCTTTTCATCACTAATAACAAGGTCATATTCATCAAAATTTCTTAATATATTTTTTTTATGAAAAAATGAAGCTTCTAAATCAAATTTTATATCTGGAGCTAGTCTAGTTAAACTTTTTTTAAATAAAGTATAGTGATTTGCATTTATTTCGTTAAAAAGAAACAAAACATTTTTTATGTTG
Coding sequences within:
- a CDS encoding autotransporter outer membrane beta-barrel domain-containing protein; the protein is IFNIIILFILIEKNSYTQNIIKLKDYFNDSDKTQGIVLDEEEMSIYNNGKIQNLNITNQDSELVSNGIKSDKNIENLDNNGVILGGIEVIEFANKVTNSGNGIILENLETGSLNNNGYINGTFLANSLTKISGNNGNGINIIGNDTGQKEMGAKIIGSKLNKIENEGVISGKTESINGKSGLYNSGNGINASPKDLLGGNYYFKSEIGSLKNFGRVIGEAFIENQSSRNIGNGITAFGNYESKVDEIINQGVVRGSVFSNSKIENSGNGVHLSSFGHSFGGDFITSKIENTGVIEGKVDTTGLNFESGNGIIVDGRGIQTNIEALKNGGVISGYISKIGDGKSGNGVYSGYNIKNIFNEGVIKGSNIAINFRGKLNEIANNGILIGESIFSKAPENEVNNGLYININQSGEIVSIKSDSTIAYDDKGREITNLLKDLDGYILAGPEYKNKILNGAGVSTGTLTLANKQSTIVENSIINAYKTAITLNDNTNLKILDSLVNGGGIKNEDPIIQILGDESKIDIMGNTLLNGKITVDGNRNTVYIDNDVKVNGDILSTGQLNTLKLGNSDSNEELKIYDKIENFDEIKTNGKVTFYSTAKVNATTDIDIEHGTLLVRLDGSKRDEKGRVIGHALYDHTGAIILGEKENIGDHLPDGENHPDIKAGAKLFFKASGLRNGTVIAMNETDVTDLKDSEMGTYSIAHTARKFIPGKDDIWLIDSGVNTYAMRSTETIDVIIDTLNLDDIINTPEDDRKPDNKGEEKPDNPPDNEVEDREDLGDIWDSIVNGGEEGYLAPTLDYEDGRGILEAKKELVSILDQIYANNPYAFIGEASKESLRLYQDNIFATKMPKKDEWITEAHGVYRYEKFGKNEQNNRFGKEIQKNSYSSNISTYGMLGTAEYGILEDTSLGIAIGGNNQKLKMSKETKGDGNSGYIGVYVKRNIDKFRLTTGVGYQYNEYNVDRVLINEYQYFKNNGKLSTNSMGAYLEGRYFIKSENDIFIEPKLRLNYMMISQDKVKENYNPLAIDVDKKNYQSTDILVGIDFSKKKYLKDGLLEFRGEISYIKTFDSDRDYLTGRIKNSTDFRIKGPEITENRIRIMIGMDYERLNGIFYNLYTGVGLADNDRVDTNIKIGIGYRF